One Cheilinus undulatus linkage group 22, ASM1832078v1, whole genome shotgun sequence DNA window includes the following coding sequences:
- the LOC121504211 gene encoding calpain-5-like: MMPERVHSFRGQSFHKLRQACLRRGALFKDPVFPASAQSLFYKREPPPGLTWKRPREICKDPRLFVDGISTRDLHQGSLGNCWMVAAISCLASEPSLWKKVIPDHVEQEWNPKNLNLYAGIFHFRFWRLGRWMDVVVDDRLPVSSDGVLLFCRSATPREFWSALLEKAYAKLNGCYEALEGGNTAEALIDFTGGVSEPLSLDRESLKQHGEQRRALFQTLAKAHERKALITCSIRPAEGETVESVLDCGLVRGHAYGITAVRKVRLGETLQNNGGMCRLFMVRMRNPWGSTDWTGAWSQGSQQWQQLSRAEREKMGLIVRDVGEFWMDFEDFCCYFTDIVVCRLVERTLLWPSSHWREVRCYGEWTLAPTSSEMPPSSTLESNYSLSLGKSHIKPRGTNQRGNRKEARLGESLQQGGRGESQDKAVKDAMEEEEGREEEGWEAQMDKRSRCGGCINHRDTFLNNPQFMFEVSGKKEEVLICLQQEDRRIRRKDGGGENLPIGFEVLKVEVNRSSRVQCVVEQAASSVYMDSRSVTLRGTLAPGSYVVLPTTFLPGATGRFLLRLFSHSHIRLRELKEDLPSPTTLHCFLPPPSVVTTVHLRRASGINYPKQSAPDVYAVVRCENDTIRTRVFKGEGNPEFNLRAIFYRRRPNTQISIELWSRGLLWDSVLGRARIKTSESEKGRSHVIDLRGGQSRSGYRGCVYVETSSSTCLTDL; the protein is encoded by the exons GAGATCTGTAAGGACCCCCGTCTGTTTGTCGATGGCATCAGCACTCGAGACTTGCACCAAGGCAGTCTGGGTAACTGCTGGATGGTGGCTGCCATCTCTTGTTTGGCATCAGAGCCATCCCTGTGGAAGAAG GTGATCCCTGACCATGTCGAGCAGGAGTGGAACCCAAAAAATCTCAACTTGTACGCGGGAATCTTCCATTTCCGGTTCTGGCGACTGGGTCGGTGGATGGATGTTGTTGTGGACGATCGGCTTCCAGTTAGCAGTGATGGAGTTCTGCTCTTCTGTCGCTCGGCTACACCTCGAGAGTTTTGGAGCGCTCTGTTGGAGAAAGCCTATGCCAA GCTGAATGGCTGTTATGAAGCCCTGGAGGGAGGAAATACTGCAGAAGCTCTGATCGACTTCACCGGAGGGGTTTCTGAGCCCCTGAGTCTGGATCGAGAGTCTCTCAAACAGCACGGCGAGCAGAGGAGGGCGTTGTTCCAGACGCTGGCTAAAGCGCACGAACGCAAAGCCCTCATCACCTGCTCCATACGG CCTGCAGAGGGGGAGACGGTGGAGTCGGTGCTTGATTGCGGTCTGGTACGAGGACACGCCTATGGGATCACAGCAGTGAGGAAGGTGAGGCTGGGGGAGACGCTGCAGAACAACGGCGGGATGTGTCGACTCTTCATGGTCCGCATGAGGAACCCATGGGGGAGCACGGACTGGACGGGCGCCTGGAGTCAGGG GTCACAGCAGTGGCAGCAGCTAAGTCgggcagagagggagaagatgGGCCTAATTGTTCGAGACGTTGGGGAGTTCtg GATGGATTTCGAGGATTTCTGTTGCTACTTCACTGATATAGTCGTGTGTCGGCTGGTGGAAAGGACTCTACTGTGGCCGAGCTCTCATTGGAGAGAAGTGCGTTGCTATGGAGAGTGGACTTTAGCTCCAACTTCCTCTGAAATGCCTCCATCTTCCACCCTTGAGAGTAATTATTCACTAAGTCTGGGAAAGAGTCACATCAAACCTAGAGGGACCAATCAGCGGGGAAACAGAAAGGAGGCCAGACTTGGGGAGAGTCTGCAgcagggagggagaggagagagccaAGATAAAGCTGTGAAAGATgcgatggaggaggaggaaggaagagaggaagaaggaTGGGAGGCACAGATGGATAAGAGGAGTCGATGTGGAGGATGTATCAACCACAGGGACACTTTCCTTAACAATCCACAG TTCATGTTTGAGGTGAGCGGTAAAAAGGAGGAGGTGCTGATCTGTCTGCAGCAGGAGGACCGGAGGATTCGTAggaaagatggaggaggagaaaaccTTCCTATTGGGTTTGAGGTGCTAAAG GTGGAGGTGAACCGCAGCAGCCGGGTGCAGTGTGTGGTGGAGCAGGCGGCCAGCTCTGTCTACATGGACTCCCGTAGTGTGACGCTGAGGGGGACTCTGGCTCCTGGTAGCTATGTCGTGCTGCCCACCACGTTTCTGCCCGGAGCAACCGGACGCTTCCTGCTACGCCTCTTCTCCCACTCACACATACGACTCAG GGAACTGAAGGAGGATTTGCCATCTCCGACCACCCTCCACTGTTTTCTACCTCCACCCTCAGTGGTGACCACGGTCCATCTCCGCAGGGCGTCTGGGATCAATTATCCCAAACAGTCAG CTCCTGATGTTTACGCTGTTGTGCGCTGTGAGAACGACACCATACGAACAAGGGTTTTCAAAGGGGAGGGAAACCCAGAATTCAACCTCAGAGCCATCTTCTACAGGAGACGCCCAAACACGCAAATCTCTATAGAG TTATGGAGCCGAGGCctgctgtgggactctgtgcTTGGCAGAGCTCGGATTAAGACGTCCGAATCTGAAAAAGGTCGGAGCCATGTGATCGACCTACGGGGCGGCCAGTCACGCTCAGGATACAGAGGTTGTGTTTATGTTGAAACTTCTTCAAGCACCTGCCTCACAGACTTATGA